GAAGGAGAGAAGTAATCCGTATCCTGCTGAAACAATCCTAACTCTGTACGGCCGGTCATCGAGTCGTCAGGAGACGTCTTCCATAGGAAAGATGCATACAACTGCGTGCCGAACGGAACACCCAGACGGTCTTCCATCCATCGAGCCAGTGATTTCGGATCCCGGGATTTGAAGAAGAAGCCGCCAATGGCAGGGGAGATGACGCCCTGACTCATCAATAGCCGAGGATTTTCAGCATGCTCTTCGCGCTTTGCTCTTTTGCGAACAATCGGGTAACGATCTCTCCGTCCTGATCCCGGTCGATGATGACATGCTTGGGTGCCGGAATGAGACAATGCTGGATGCCGCCGTATCCGCCGATGCTTTCCTGATAAGCGCCGGTATGAAAAAAGCCCATATACAGCGGCTCTTTGTCGTCTTCCCGTATGCGCGGAAGATACACCTGGTTGACGTGGGATTCGTTGTTGTAATAATCGTCACTGTCGCAGGTGATACCGCCGATATTCACCCGGTCGTAATCCCTTTCCCATTGGTTGATCGCCAGCAGGATGAATTTTTGCTTGATGCCCCAGGTGTCGGGCAGGGTAGTGATGAAGGAACTGTCGATCATGTACCACAGTTCACTGTCATTCTGCTGTTTCTTGTCGACGACCGAGTAGAGCGTAGCCCCGCTTTCAGCAACGGTGAAGCTTCCGAACTCCGAATAGATGTTGGGTTCGTCGACGCCCTGAGTCTTGCAGGCCGATTGGATCGATTTGATGATCTGCTCGGCCATGTACTCGTAATCGTACTCAAAGCCCAGGGAATGTCGAATGGGCCATCCGCCACCGATGTCGAGCGAGTCGAGCGTCGGGCAGACTTTTTTCAATTCGCCATAGACATTGACGCACTTGTTCAACTCCGACCAGTAATAGGCGGTATCCTTGATGCCCGTGTTGATGAAGAAGTGCAGCATCTTCAATTGAAAACGCTTGTTCTTCTTGATCGATTTGACGTAGTAATCCTTGATCTCGTCGTACCGGATGCCGAGGCGCGAGGTATAGAATTCGAAATTGGGTTCCTCTTCGGCCGCGATCCGGATTCCGAACTTGACCTTCCTGCGCCCCTTGACCCGTTTCTCGTATTGCTCCAGCTCGTTCATGTTGTCGAGCACGGGAATGACGTTTTCGAATCCGTCGTTGATCAGGTCGCAGATGTACTGAATGTACTGGTCTCGTTTAAAACCATTACAAATGATCGTGATGGACTTATCGAGTTTCTTTGCCGCGTACAACGACCGGATGATCTGGATATCGTAGGCCGAGGAGGTCTCCAGGTGGACCTCGTTCTTTAAAACCTCGTCCAGTACGAAACTGAAATGGCTGCTTTTCGTACAGTAACAGTACGTATACGACCCTTTGTAGTCGGCTTTGGCAATGGCTACGTTGAAAATCCGCTTCGCTTTCTTAATTTGCGATCCGATTTTGGGGAGGTAGGAGATCTTCAACGGAGTACCGTATTGCTTGATGATCTCCATCAAATCGATGCCGTAGAAGTGTAGCTGGTTGTCGATGACCTCGAATCCTTCCTGGGGGAAGTAGAACGTTTGTTCGATCAGGTCGCGATAGGTGTTTTTCATCGTCCCGTGGATGCTCCGGGTAAGTCGGATTGGTCGTTTTAACGTGAAGTAAGTCTCCCGGATCGCCGGGGGCTTGCGAAAGTAAGTAACTTACATTTCCCTCCTGCGTTGGAGAGTAAATTTTTAGATGCCAGAACCTTATGAAGAAGATCCGGTTCATTGAAGTCAAGTCGGAGATCGCCGCCGGTACCCGGGGGGCCAGCATGGGACCAGATGCCATCAAAGTGGCAGCGCTCGACTACGGAAGTAACCTGTTCAAGAAGATCGATGCGACGGAAGTGCCGAACGAGAACAAACAGTTGTTCGATGCTCCGGGAAGTCCGTACGCGAAGCGTATCAAGGCGGTTTATGCCATGTTGGAACGGGTGGCCAACGCGGTGAAGAATTCCCTCAAGGGTAATGAGTTTCCCATCGTCCTGGCTGGCGACCATTCAACAGCGGCGGGAACGATCTCCGGTATCCGGATGGCTTACCCGAAGCAGCGCCTCGGCGTGATCTGGGTCGACGCCCATGCCGATCTCCATTCACCCTGGACGACCCCTTCCGGCAACATGCACGGCATGCCGTTGGCCGCAGTACTCAACGAGGACAATGCCTCGAATAAGATGAACCGGCCTGATAAGGAGACGCTGGAGTGGTGGAACAAGATCAAGAAATTGGGAAATATTGCACCCAAATTAGACTATAAAGACCTTGTATTCATCGCCTTACGGGACACCGAACCGGAAGAGACCTATCTGCTGAAAAAGCACAAAGTGAAGGTCTTCAGCACAAGTGAAGTGAAGCGCAATGGGGTGGAAAAGATCGCCCGCGATACCCTGGCACACCTGAACCACTGCCACCTGATCTATATCAGCTTTGACGTGGATTCCATGGATTCCTCCATTTCAAAAGGAACCGGGACCCCCGTCCGTAACGGCATTACAGAGAAAGAAGCGGGTAGTTTACTGGTGCGACTTATCCAGAATGAAAAGGTTTGTTGCTTTGA
This genomic stretch from Bacteroidota bacterium harbors:
- a CDS encoding arginine decarboxylase, with translation MKNTYRDLIEQTFYFPQEGFEVIDNQLHFYGIDLMEIIKQYGTPLKISYLPKIGSQIKKAKRIFNVAIAKADYKGSYTYCYCTKSSHFSFVLDEVLKNEVHLETSSAYDIQIIRSLYAAKKLDKSITIICNGFKRDQYIQYICDLINDGFENVIPVLDNMNELEQYEKRVKGRRKVKFGIRIAAEEEPNFEFYTSRLGIRYDEIKDYYVKSIKKNKRFQLKMLHFFINTGIKDTAYYWSELNKCVNVYGELKKVCPTLDSLDIGGGWPIRHSLGFEYDYEYMAEQIIKSIQSACKTQGVDEPNIYSEFGSFTVAESGATLYSVVDKKQQNDSELWYMIDSSFITTLPDTWGIKQKFILLAINQWERDYDRVNIGGITCDSDDYYNNESHVNQVYLPRIREDDKEPLYMGFFHTGAYQESIGGYGGIQHCLIPAPKHVIIDRDQDGEIVTRLFAKEQSAKSMLKILGY
- the rocF gene encoding arginase, whose protein sequence is MKKIRFIEVKSEIAAGTRGASMGPDAIKVAALDYGSNLFKKIDATEVPNENKQLFDAPGSPYAKRIKAVYAMLERVANAVKNSLKGNEFPIVLAGDHSTAAGTISGIRMAYPKQRLGVIWVDAHADLHSPWTTPSGNMHGMPLAAVLNEDNASNKMNRPDKETLEWWNKIKKLGNIAPKLDYKDLVFIALRDTEPEETYLLKKHKVKVFSTSEVKRNGVEKIARDTLAHLNHCHLIYISFDVDSMDSSISKGTGTPVRNGITEKEAGSLLVRLIQNEKVCCFEIAEVNPTLDKENLMAENTFEILQRVVSQLA